In Vitis vinifera cultivar Pinot Noir 40024 chromosome 17, ASM3070453v1, one genomic interval encodes:
- the LOC100257067 gene encoding uncharacterized protein LOC100257067 isoform X1, with translation MGAIASNSSSPQNPTKMFSSSKSESDSSYDIEDLLQIETRCKQLKRETNMLRESQSESFELIRRLELHVRTLSEARSEDEKHIQELERELRNCSQEIDYLQDQLNARDAEVKCLGEHVHSLELKLADKDNLEDMVGRLMQELKRSNSECMLLMQELENKEVELQMSSLCIDKLEESISSVTLEFQCEMESMKLEMITLEQSCFEAKKLQDEASEEKTKMNGLIQEFQVQLQDAQKMIECLDKENKELRGKLKTSEMDAILLRQKIKEHSEEWLENKDESELKTQSSSGELESKFNLSTEMSTSAEVLVPLFPKLAVSATSDVGLKEKMEKMSHQIHGYELLVKQLKEELREEKLKAKEEAEDLAQEMAELRYQITGMLEEECKRRACIEQASLQRIAELEAQIQKEQTKSYAAIRRFREA, from the exons CtaaaaagagaaacaaacatGTTGAGAGAGTCACAATCTGAAAGCTTTGAGCTGATTAgg AGATTAGAGTTACATGTGAGAACATTATCTGAAGCCCGCTCCGAAGACGAGAAACACATCCAAGAGTTGGAAAGAGAGCTGAGGAACTGTTCTCAAGAAATAG ATTACCTGCAGGATCAACTAAATGCAAGGGATGCAGAGGTGAAGTGTCTGGGTGAGCATGTACACAGCCTTGAGTTAAAACTAGCAGACAAGGATAATTTAGAGGATATGGTTGGCAGGTTAATGCAGGAACTGAAGAGGTCAAATTCAGAGTGCATGCTCTTGATGCAGGAATTGGAGAACAAAGAAGTGGAGTTGCAAATGTCTAGTCTGTGCATAGATAAACTAGAGGAGTCTATTTCATCTGTAACATTAGAGTTTCAATGTGAAATGGAAAGCATGAAGCTTGAAATGATTACCTTAGAGCAGAGCTGCTTTGAAGCTAAAAAATTACAGGATGAAGCCAgtgaagaaaaaactaaaatgaatggGTTGATTCAAGAGTTTCAGGTCCAGCTTCAGGATGCACAGAAAATGATCGAGTGTTTggataaggaaaataaagaacTTAGGGGAAAGCTTAAAACATCTGAAATGGATGCCATCTTACTTCGTCAAAAGATCAAGGAACATTCAGAAGAATGGCTGGAAAACAAGGATGAATCTGAATTAAAAACTCAGTCTTCTTCTGGTGAATTAGAGAGCAAATTTAACCTATCAACAGAAATGAG CACTAGTGCGGAAGTTTTGGTTCCTTTGTTTCCAAAGTTGGCAGTATCAGCAACATCAGATGTAGGTTTGAAGGAGAAGATGGAGAAGATGTCACATCAAATCCATGGCTATGAACTTCTTGTGAAGCAGCTCAAG GAAGAATTGAGAGAAGAAAAGTTGAAAGCAAAGGAAGAAGCAGAGGACCTAGCTCAAGAAATGGCTGAGTTAAGGTACCAAATTACAGGTATGCTTGAAGAAGAGTGCAAACGCCGTGCTTGCATTGAACAAGCATCTTTACAGAGAATAGCTGAGTTAGAGGCACAg ATTCAGAAAGAACAAACGAAATCCTATGCTGCTATCAGGCGTTTCCGTGAAGCATAG